In Setaria italica strain Yugu1 chromosome IX, Setaria_italica_v2.0, whole genome shotgun sequence, the genomic stretch GGGGGGACAGCCACTTGGCCCGCATGTACTCGGGCTTGCGCCACGGCGGGAGGTGCAGGCCGCGCTTCTTCAGgctggcgcgcgcggcgtcggcggcggcggccacgaggaggcggagccggtCGTCCTTGCCCACGAACACCGCCGGCAGCCGCTGCAGCAGGGACCGGTACGCCTTGGTCGGCCGCGCCACCTCGAACGCGGACCGGAAGTCCACGTCCACCAGGACACGCTCCCGCGCGCCGCGGTCGGACGCCGCCGGGAGGAGCACGTCGACGTACGCGTGCTCGCCGGCGGGGTGGGAGGGGGACTTGTCCCAGCGGGAGACGCAGACGGCGGCGTCGTGCCCCGCGGCGCGgagcgaggcggcgacgaggcggagcaggtCGCGCCGGCGCGCACCCGCCGCGCGGTGGCGCTCCAGGTGCGCGCAGACGTCGGCGAGGAGGTTGCGTTCCCGGAGCGTCGCGCAGTGGACGAGGCcctggagacggcggcgcgagACGGTTAGAAATCACCTCTTGCGCTCTCGATGGCGGCCACCGCCCACCAAAATTGTTGAAGCCAAGGAACCAAGCTACTACCTTGATCGTCTCCGCGACgtcggaggccgccgccgcagcttcctcgtcctcctcgtcgtcggaaTTGTCGCCTCCGTGGAAGCAGTTGCAGTACCGCCCGCCGTGGCCTGGCTTCTCGGCGcccgcgccgacgccgtccTCCAAGAAGCTTCGAACCATGCCGTCCAGGCACACGGAGCTCGGCTCCGCCTCATCCTTCTCTCCCGCTGCCGCAGCTGACGGTAGCCGCTCCGCTGGCGAGATCCGCAGGAGTTGGCGATCGAACAGCCGCTTCAGCATCGAcctcgccggtgccggcgcAGGCGCCGTGGACGGATCGGTCGGAGCGGCCCTCATATCGACTCGAAGAAATGAACGGCGCTGGCTGTATCAGCAGGGGAAGCGATCTTGGGCCGCGGCGGTCGCCTGAGGCATGGCCGCGGGCTGCGACCCTTGGATGAATGATTCGATCGGAGCGGTTAGGGTTTTTTGGTCTTTTGGGGTTCGATTTTTTTTGGTGCGAATTTTCGGGGGGAAGAGGACGAGAAGGAGCAAGGAGGGGACCGGTTTTAAAGCAGGCGGAGGATGCCGACGTGGACAGTACGATGCCGTGGCGTCCGACGTGGCTGTTCTTATCCGCATGCTGCTGGAGGTGGCACCTGACTGACGGGCCCTGGCTTCGCAGAGCTGTAATTTGTGGAGAAACGGATGTCCAAGGAAATCTAACTTCTGGCTCAATCTTTTTATTTAACAAATACTGATTTGATGTATACTGTTGTGGTCTCATAAGTAAAAATCTTTGCAGAGACACCATTTCCACATGACTTGTGGAGTATAACacgtatttttttttatttgcaaaaCGCAGGCAAGGTCATACATGACATGCAACTCTATTCGTATAGGCGCGAGATATTTAGCTGGCATGTCTTGAGATTGAGAATGTTATCACAAATATCTTGTTGTCAATAGGCACGTCATTTACCATTGAGAGAATAAGATCAgttaatttttaaaataaatttagaaaaaatacATCAACATTGTGGACGTGCCGAATCGACGACCCAAATTTGGATGGCCAAATATACACTCAATAACTGAGTAAGTTATTTTGGGAGTTTTACCATGCTCCTCAGTGGTACCACTGCTCGTATGGCATAGCATTTGCGATGATGTTTTGACTTTCCTTCTGGATGATGTTTTGTAATGTTTTGCTTGTACTCACCGAGACAACCAATTTGAAAAAGATACACACTGGCACACTTCACTCAGGTTCGTACGGAGATCCTCGTGTACTCTGCAGTCAAGAGCTGAGACACGACAGTCGACAAACAACGCCGTTCACTGCTTTTCGGTGATGCGGTGCCGAGAAAGATTTGACGGGAGCTGCAGAAATC encodes the following:
- the LOC101753379 gene encoding uncharacterized protein LOC101753379 encodes the protein MRAAPTDPSTAPAPAPARSMLKRLFDRQLLRISPAERLPSAAAAGEKDEAEPSSVCLDGMVRSFLEDGVGAGAEKPGHGGRYCNCFHGGDNSDDEEDEEAAAAASDVAETIKGLVHCATLRERNLLADVCAHLERHRAAGARRRDLLRLVAASLRAAGHDAAVCVSRWDKSPSHPAGEHAYVDVLLPAASDRGARERVLVDVDFRSAFEVARPTKAYRSLLQRLPAVFVGKDDRLRLLVAAAADAARASLKKRGLHLPPWRKPEYMRAKWLSPHDREAPAAEEAASAAGAGEVDVEGTAAA